The sequence ttCAAAAGTTCAAACTCTAGCAATTAAAGATTTTGTGGAAGTTGTTGCTGGAAAACCGAACTGTTGTCTTTCTCTCCGATTTTctgcctcttttcactctccttTAATTTCAAGTATaccaatttttttcattttttttttcaaattttaaaaagataaataaaatattttatcaaaatatcACCAAAATTTCTAAAGATtctatcaaattaataaatcaattaatttctcaaattaccttaatttaggctccaaaaaccaaaattaaagggcataaaatctatcaatttgatataaattaaattctaCCAAAAATTTAGATCAATTTAAAACCACATAAAAGTCATTatcttctcaatttttttaagttcgttccaaaatctaaaaactaaaggaaattaaagcccaacgatttaagataattaatccCAATTTATCTGAAACTCgagatgttacattcttcccacCTTCAGATATCctccaaaattcaaatctttaaaaaaaaacttttgatacTTAGTTCTCACCTTGTCCTTTTGTTTTGGGATTGCTTCATCAATCTAAGTGAATAAATACTTCAAATTTTAGTTGCCCATAAAGATCTATACCTTCTCTCCATTTAAATaacatctccaaatttctaaaGCAAAGACAGTTCGAATCAAACTTAAACGCTCGTAAACATCCAACTCTTAACTTAGAAAGTCAAACAAAACTTAGTCTTTGATCTCAAAATATGaattttctttatcttctcgATATAATAAAATCTTTCTtaaatactattatttttttcacCCTTCTATTTGTTGATGCTAACAAATTTTAAGGTGTGCTTTCCATTTCCCAAGTGAAATATAATCTCTATACCAATCAAGTCATGTGATTATCTATAATAATTTACAATTCAATTCCAAACTTCAAACTTTAGAAGTGAGTATCCTCCATAAGTTAATATCTCTTTTAAACTCCAAATACTATCCTCCCTCTTAGTATAGCTAATTAAATTTGAGTCCTTTTATCACAACAAAGATATAGACAAAACATAAGCACCTTTGAAATGTAGGGATCGAATCCCGAGCGGAAGCGTGAAGATGCCTTGCATTcggtttttctattttaaagaaacaaaagacaGCAAGCTTAAACAGAATAGAAGAGGATAAACATCATACTAAGCATGCATTATAAAGGAGAAGCAAAAGAATGAATGATTCTTGCTCTCGTAAATTCCAAAACTTCTCGAAATTCCTTTTGCTCTTCATACGAAAGTCTTCTAAATGATTACCGACACTACCACAAGAATAACCTTGTCATTCTCTAAGATTCCAAGAGTTAGATGAGTGGTCTCCAacacttggaagaggaagaggtagaaAGATTGTAGAGATAGTGTAGAGaggaattaattttttgaaggCTAGGGTATGATTTTGCCCAAATTAATGCTCTCCTTAAATGGGCTAATAGgatgaatttatatggagaagcgtttaccccttctccaagtatttcttttttcacccttgatgccaattaattaaataacccctTAGGTCTGATTCAAGAAAGTTTGTATGCATTATATAAGTGAAACCACAACCACTTCGATGCATCGCCTACTCTTCTCACATAGAGAAGCAATTCGTCAGTCATCACTATTCATCTAGTTATCATCTTTCACCTTCATTCACAAGcacttttaaatataaatcatgaGGCAAACAAGgttttggtgccgttgccggaGATTTTAGTAATAGAAATAACCAAAATTTTGCTTGTTTCTTTTGTAGAGATCTTTCAGCTAGGAATATTACAAGTCAAGCCTAAGcttataaacattttatgagAAGGGAAAATACTCATGAACTCGTATATGACCCCAAAGTTGAAAGGACTTTTAGACGAAGGAACCAATCTAATCATTTTCGAAGGTTAAGACAACAATAGAGACAATAGAGACAATAAAGacaacaataacaacaacaGATGGTGGACGATCAGAGGAACCAGAACTTAGCTAAGCAATTAGCCAATGCTACCATGAACCTGATCCTGATGGCAAATAATAGCACGCGTCCAATGCAAGAGTATGTGTCGCCTATATTATATGACTTTTCGTCAGAGATCATATATCCAACACCTGAAAAGACAAGATTTGAGATGAAGTTTGTGATGCTTCATATGCTCCAAACAACAAGAAAGTTTGGAGGCACCCACGGCAAAGATCCACATGCCCATATGAAATGCTTCCTGGAAACATGCAACTCGTatgtgattcctggaatcactCCAGAAGCTATTAGACTATCCTTATGTCCCTTCTCTCTCTGTGATGATGCCAAGTAGTGAGCGAGTTCTTTAGAGCCTGGTAAGATAACAACTTGGGAAAAGTTTGTGGAAAAGTTCATGCAAAAGTACTTTCCTTCCACCGTCAACGCAAAAAGGCATCAGgagattatgaactttgaacaatGAGAGTTTGAAAACTTGAGTGCGGTATGGGAAAGATTCAAgagattggtcaagaattgtcccAACCACGGACTACCCTTGACTATTCAGATGGAAACTTTTTATGAGGGGTTGGATAGATCTTCCCAGATGGCAGTAGATGCAGCCGCAACTGGCGGCATAATGGAAAAATCGTACAATGAGGCTAAGGAAATTTTAAACCACATCGCAAAGCATAATATGGAATGGATTGATGATACTTATGATTATAGAACAGATAGTAGAAGGTGTTCTCAGAATGTGAATGCAATTGATCTAATACAATAACCACTCTCTCCGCACAGGTGGCTACAATAACAAATCAATTGCAAAAGTTATCAATGGGAAATGCAACACAGACTCAAAAGGTGCACTGGGTGGACACATTCGCACAGCCAATGGCTAGTTGTGTGGGCTGTTGAGAACCACACTCCAACAATGACTGACCACAAAACTAACATTCGGTCTGTTTTATCAAAAATAACCCATCTCAAACATATATAACCCTGGATGgaggaaccatccaaatttttcttagGAGGGTCACCAACAAGAGCAACAAAACCTTGGGACGTATCAACTACTAGGTAAAGGCCGCTGCAAGAACCTCAGCATCAGACCTTTAATAGAATGAGTTAGACGTCGAGTTCAACATCTCCGCTTGAGAATATATTGAAGGAATACCCAGAATGATGAACTACTGAAGAGTCAGGCGTCATCAATTTGGAACTTGGAGATGCAAGTAGCACAAATTGCAAGCAAGCTGAAGAATCGGTAGCACGGAGTATTACCTAACAACATTGAGGCTCTAGGAAGTAACAATGGAAAGAAGAAATGTCATACGGTGACGTTACAAAGTGGTAGACCTTTAGTTTAGAAGAAGTTGAGCCCAAGAAATGACAGTCATCCTTTAGCAACTGAGAACATAATGCAAACAATGGCATTTGAAAGAGAACAAGAAAGAGCACTTGGCTCTGTCACTCATTCACAACCGAGCACGTCTAATGCAGAAGCATTTATGGTGCAACTGAGTGCACCATTCCTCCGACGCCTACAAAAGAAGAATGGCGAGAAATAATTCAAGTGTTTCCTTGAAATTCTTAAGAAATTACATATCAACATTCCCCTCATAGAAGCGCTAGAACCAATGCCAAGCTACGTAAAATTCCTGAAGGATGTCTTAacgaagaaaagaaagattaacGAGTTGGAAGCAATAACACTAATGCAAGAGTGGAATGCGTTGATCAACAGGAACATTCTCGAAAAGCAAAAACATCCTGGCTGTTTTACTGTTCCTTGTtcaattggaggaataaatgtAGAGAATGTGTTGTGTGATCTTGGAGCAAGTATTAACCTTATGCCCCTCTCAATCTTAAAGAAACTTGGAATTGGTGAAGCTCAACCTACTTTTGTAACGCTTCAACTTGCTGACAGGTCTATCACATTTCTTGAAGGAAAGTTGAAGATGTCTTGGTAAAGGTTGACAAATTTATATTTCCAAtagacttcatcatcttagacTATGAGGTTGATTGGGATGTTCCAATCATCCTCGGATGCCCATTTCTTGCTACTAGAAAAGCTTTGATAGACGTGAACAAAGAGGAATTGGCCATGCGTGTAAACAACCAGGAAGTTAAATTcaatgtgttcaatgcattaaGATTTCCAAATGATGTAGAATAATGTCAACCCATCGACTCAATTGAACTgcctaaagaagaagaaatggacTAAGTTTGTGAGGTCCATGCGTTAGGTGAAACTATGAGAAGATTTAAGCCGCTAAGTCTGAATGAGCGGCAGACGAAACCAGTGCGTCCTTCCCTGGATGAGCCACCAACGCTCAAATTAAAAACTCTCCCTGACCATTTAAAATATGCTTTTCTTGGACTTGGTAATACTTTGCCTGTTATTATTTCAGCTAATCCTTCTCAGCCTAATGAGCTTTCTCTTTTGTAGATATTAAATAAGCATACGCGTGCAATTGGCTGGACGATGGttgacattcgaggaattaacCCTTCAATTATATGCACAAAATTCAATTGGAAGAAGGGAAAACCAGATCAATCGAGCCTCAATGCAGGCTAAATCCTATTATTAAAGAAGTGGTAATGAAAGAAATTATAAAGTGGCTCGATGAAGGGGTGATTTACCCCATTTATGATAGTAGCTAGGTGAGCCCAATACAATACGTCCCCAAGAAAGGAGGCACTACTATAATAGTCAATAACAACAAGGAACTCATCCCATCCAGAATTTTCACAAGATGGCACATATGCATGGACTATAGAAAACTCAATGCGGCGACCACGATAGACCATTTTCCCCTTCtttttattgaccaaatgctcGATCGACTGGTTGgtaaataattttattgtttccTAGATGAATACTCTGGATACAATCAGATCCTTGTCGCTCTAGAAGACCAGGAGAAAACAACTCTCACATGCCTCTTTAGGACATTTTCATTTTGACGCATGCCCTTCGGGTTATGCAACGCGCCGAGAAATTTcaaaaggtgcatgatggcaatttTCTTTGACTTCCTTGAGTAAtctattgaaatatttatggacGATTTCTCAAGTTTTGGGGACTCCTATC comes from Benincasa hispida cultivar B227 chromosome 2, ASM972705v1, whole genome shotgun sequence and encodes:
- the LOC120072003 gene encoding uncharacterized protein LOC120072003 — its product is MPSYVKFLKDVLTKKRKINELEAITLMQEWNALINRNILEKQKHPGCFTVPCSIGGINVENVLCDLGASINLMPLSILKKLGIDFIILDYEVDWDVPIILGCPFLATRKALIDVNKEELAMRVNNQEVKFNVFNALRFPNDVE